Part of the Betta splendens chromosome 17, fBetSpl5.4, whole genome shotgun sequence genome, ATCTACTGATCCGTGGGGCTCTAATGCTAAGGCACGAGCTTATAGACCCTCAAAGATCAGGGATCAGCgataagtgtttactcaaaaggTTAAAGGAGTTCGTCCCAGACATACCTTGGACAATGATTCTGTCAAAATACAAAGGTTATAGAACAGACATTGTAACctgttaacatgaccagaagaAATTGTTGATTCTTCAGAAGTGCAACATACACAGtatatagaatagaatagaatagaatagaatagaatagaatagaatagaatagaatagaatagaatagaatagaatacctttattgttcCGCAATGGAGAAATTACTATAtaccatatacagtatataataatatataatatggcACATAAATATACCACACTGATTATACACATATATTTCCATTTGACTCTTGAGTTTGTGTACTTTATTGACCCTGACTGTGTGACATATACTGACAGCATCATACTGTAACAGTGCTGAATGCTTGACTGAATATTGGAAGCAACTATTCAAAGAGCATTGTAATCACTAAACTGGTTTTCCATTCAAAATGATTATGCTGAATGATTTTCTTAGAATCACACATTTGTACAAACCTAGATGCAAGTTGGTCACTGACCAGCTGATTTAAAGGACACAGTTGtgtaattaatatattatttgttTTCATATTCTGTGGCTTTCCTGGTCCCGACTATGTTATAGGCCTCTGGTCGGGGCATGTTTGCACTTGGAGTTAATATAGGACAGTTGCACAATAGGAAAGGTCATGGATGATCGGCCTGTGTTATCTGAACCTGTTTAAACCTTGGCTCATGACGTTCAGTATATTACTGTAGATCAAGCGGTCAGCCTTGAACCTTATATACATATGTCTCTGTGTAAGTCTaaagacaactttgattgaCTCTTTATTGACtctttgattcattcattcattcattcattcattcattcattcattcattcattcattcattcattcattcattcattcattcattcattcattcattcattcattcattcatttattcattcattcattcattcattaacattttttctttaaaacaacaaagacataGTGGCTATTGTGCATTATTTGTTTATCCAGCCTGTTTTTATTGCAAAGATAAGTGTGAAGCTTCACATAAAGGTTgagtaattacattttaaaactgtGCAGATTGAAAAGAAACATGTGTTGTGTGAATACAGAAAAAAACTGTATGTGTTCAATGGTTTCCTTGCTATGAATCACTGCTGTTTGTTGCATCAAGTTGTGTATAATCATCAATGACACATCAGATGAATTGAattgtttacatttgaaatAATGCATATGATACTTGCACACTGTTGCTTACTGAAATCTCTTGTTTAAGCCTATTGccaaaaaaaaatgatgatgaaaaagaACCAAGTGGTGTGTGGTAAATCACATGTTGCAGAACAAGAAAACTTTAAATTTGTGAGCAACAACTATTTTGAGCTTATCACATTGTAacactgaaatgtaaaaaaatgtacaatTGAATGACAGGATTTCTTGTAAATACAACAAATGATTACAGATTTTGATTACCCCCAGAATGAATGAGTAGTTTAATATCTAAGTCGGTATCGAAACTTGATATCATTCAGAGGCTGCATCGATCCAAAACCCCATCTCTTGAAGTCAATTTCAGGGATCTTCTCATCAGGATTCTTCAGCTCAAAGTCAAAGTAGACCAGCATGAGGAAAGCAAACTGTTTCAGCTCATTGGTGGCAAAGAAACGTCCGGGGCACATGGACACCCCTGCACCCCAGGGCATGGTGTAGTACTTCACCTTCTTCCCTGCTttgtaaaaatctgttttcCTGGTTCCGTTTGGATTTAGGAAGCGGTCATACTTAAATGAATGTGGCTCAGGATGGATCTCAGGGTCAACATGAACATCAATGTAAGGGAACATTGCCAGTCTGTCACCCTCACGAATCAGGTATTCGCGGCCGTCGGCCATCTTCAGGGTCATGTCCTTGAGCACTGCCCTCGTTAGAAGAGGTGCAGCAGTGAGGCGCAAAGTCTCCTCCACTGCACTGTCCAGGACTGGAGTCTTTGTCAGCATTTCACGAGTGAGGTCGATCAAAGGGCCACCAGGCTTCACTTCTTGTCCACTTTCCTTCACAAGCCTATCTACCTCTTCCTTTACAGCTTTCATTGCTTCTGGGTGCttcatgaggaagaggagcagccaaaATGAAGAGGGGCCTGTGTTGCCCTGAGAGGCCCACAGCAGAAGAAACATGTACTTGTTTATCATTGACTCTTCCATACCCAGCTCCTCTCTAGCTTGCTGCATGTCCCCCACCCAGCGACTGATGTTGTCCTTGGCCTTTATCTTCTGCACTGACAGCGTTTTCCAGAAGTAATTCATTAGGCTGTTTGCTTCAGCTCTTTGCTTTGGAGACAGGATCCCATAAGCCAGGTTGGGGAAGAGTTGGTCATATTTCCGAAACTCGTAAAATAAGGCTTCTGATTcagctctgtctttctctttggCTTTTTCCTCACTTTCCACTGACTTGCTGGGAACATTTCCATAGAGAGACAAGTAGCCAGCTCTGAAAACAATATTGTAGCAGTACATAAACAGCCCGTCTTCTATCCAGGTCTTTTGTTCTCCATCTGAGTTGATGTTGTGCAGCATAAGGTTCTGCAAATTGCTCATCATGGCTTGTGTCATAACCCCCAGACCGTCCCCTTTCAGGTGCTTATTGCTGGATACCTCAAGTAGGTGGTGATCATTTTCTATGGCAACATACCCAAACACTCTGCGCACCAGATGGACTGCAAATTTGACAAAATCCAGCTTCTCTCGAGTCTCTTTAACAAATGCCCCAAATGACATCGGATCCTGCAggaatgtgaaataaaatcCACCCATCTGGACGGTGAACACGTCTCCATGTTTTTGCTTCATCCTTTGCAGAAACTTGAAGGTGTTCCTGCGAAACTCGAAGACATGACCAAGCCAGGGAACAAGGCCTTTATCCAAAGGGGGCTCTCCTGGTCGTCGCTGACGAAACACCCCGAGAACGTACAGTCCTGCTATGAGAGCTGCGAGACAGCTTAGGATGATCGGTAGCAGCAGTCCCATGGCTGGTTCCTCGGTCGAGCACACAATGATTCGGAAGGAAGTTAAACATGCTGGGTTATAAACAACCTtttgctcctccctctgctcacaGGATCGGTTTCAGCATTCCAGCCTCTGCCTAGTCAAATAATGAAATCACTGATTAGTAGCAGACAAACTATCAAGTATTTacaataataaagtaaaaaaacggACTACATGtctcaccttcaccttctcagTGTTGAAAACAATCATAGCAGAAACCGTAACACACAGGTAAACTGTGTGTTGGactaaataaaatgaagaaacTTAGTTAGAGCTAAATCGTATGTCCCTTGTTTGTAACAAACTGATTCGTAATAAGTTGAAATGTGTTTACCAAAGGCAGCATTTTCCCTATGAGCATACTTTATGTGtcacacaaaaaaagacattaatTCTCTTTTCTGCTCTTCTATGTCTAACTTTACTTTGCTGTAACTTACTACTAAGAGCACAGATGCTGACCTGATGTGGTAGAGGTCTACTG contains:
- the LOC114845031 gene encoding 7-alpha-hydroxycholest-4-en-3-one 12-alpha-hydroxylase-like, giving the protein MGLLLPIILSCLAALIAGLYVLGVFRQRRPGEPPLDKGLVPWLGHVFEFRRNTFKFLQRMKQKHGDVFTVQMGGFYFTFLQDPMSFGAFVKETREKLDFVKFAVHLVRRVFGYVAIENDHHLLEVSSNKHLKGDGLGVMTQAMMSNLQNLMLHNINSDGEQKTWIEDGLFMYCYNIVFRAGYLSLYGNVPSKSVESEEKAKEKDRAESEALFYEFRKYDQLFPNLAYGILSPKQRAEANSLMNYFWKTLSVQKIKAKDNISRWVGDMQQAREELGMEESMINKYMFLLLWASQGNTGPSSFWLLLFLMKHPEAMKAVKEEVDRLVKESGQEVKPGGPLIDLTREMLTKTPVLDSAVEETLRLTAAPLLTRAVLKDMTLKMADGREYLIREGDRLAMFPYIDVHVDPEIHPEPHSFKYDRFLNPNGTRKTDFYKAGKKVKYYTMPWGAGVSMCPGRFFATNELKQFAFLMLVYFDFELKNPDEKIPEIDFKRWGFGSMQPLNDIKFRYRLRY